The Hydrogenobacter thermophilus TK-6 genome window below encodes:
- the bamA gene encoding outer membrane protein assembly factor BamA has protein sequence MSCLFKKVLLSSAIFVSLSFGQVIQKVEIMGAKYVPDEVIKALIKAREGLTYTPDLVREDIRRLYRTGFFDRVEVYEERKDGGVILYYDVVDLPIIYKIEFTGNRKIKSEDLEKKIGIETEVGKIDVEELTKGYTSSPAIEEKVEIQRKLKLGRVLSREEMEYIKRKIVEAYAKEGYPNVKVDYELVPKKGASKIVYHIFEGSPEYVSSIHFKGNKTFRAGKLLDHMETKPPSLLALRLRPPFSEDVLKDDMTRLRDFYVSEGFLDAKVSYKIEKKDAKYSIEIDIDEGKRYKLESLKIEGNTLFSYDELVGAFLKKNKGGYYREEVIDQIISNIKRQYSTIGFLNVSVVKDEKIDSEGKKVSLTLKVNEGEPVYIDRVQVRGNYESRDYVIRREMRVQEGELANEREIERSRTRIFNLGYYEDVSIEPLPSEGRRWDLEVKVRERFTGQFSVGLGYNQVTKVAGFVSVRKGNFLGTGDIAGISVSYGSNYKDNSLSYTKKWFLNKPMDLTGSLYDRRIDYTTYTVSRTGLDFILSRELAEFWRVSGGFSIQRVRYSNISSDASAAIRQEAGTRQSRKLLFGITRDTRDNYLFPTKGALTELSYSVAVPVLGGTERFNKVTLSHQMFMKDTLFDTGLILSLKGVVGMAEPYGGKTVPLDERFFVGGDFTIRGYKYGYAGPLDPNTNDPIGASRELILSAELNYPIYKNILYGAVFYDTGLGANSWKDFKPQNFREGFGVGIRFITPFAPIKLDWAFKTKKVPGDTSRSKLHFVLGVFF, from the coding sequence ATGTCCTGCTTGTTTAAAAAGGTGCTTTTGTCTTCTGCCATCTTTGTGTCTTTATCCTTTGGTCAGGTTATACAGAAGGTGGAAATAATGGGGGCTAAGTATGTGCCTGACGAAGTTATAAAGGCTCTCATAAAAGCAAGGGAAGGTCTAACTTACACACCCGACCTGGTGAGAGAGGACATAAGGAGGTTATACAGGACCGGCTTCTTTGACAGGGTGGAGGTTTACGAGGAGAGGAAAGATGGTGGGGTAATCCTCTACTACGATGTTGTGGACCTTCCCATCATATACAAGATAGAGTTTACGGGCAACAGAAAGATAAAGTCTGAAGACTTGGAGAAGAAAATAGGCATAGAGACTGAGGTAGGCAAAATTGATGTGGAAGAGCTTACAAAGGGCTATACCTCCTCTCCTGCTATAGAGGAGAAGGTGGAGATCCAAAGAAAGCTCAAATTGGGAAGAGTGCTAAGCAGGGAGGAGATGGAATACATAAAGAGAAAAATTGTTGAAGCTTATGCCAAAGAAGGTTATCCTAATGTAAAGGTTGACTACGAGCTTGTTCCCAAAAAGGGAGCTTCCAAGATCGTTTACCATATCTTTGAGGGAAGTCCCGAGTATGTATCATCAATACATTTCAAAGGCAATAAAACCTTCCGAGCTGGTAAACTCCTTGACCACATGGAGACAAAACCGCCAAGCCTTCTGGCTCTCAGACTCCGTCCACCTTTCAGCGAAGATGTTTTGAAGGATGATATGACAAGACTTAGGGATTTTTACGTGTCAGAGGGCTTTCTTGATGCAAAGGTGTCCTATAAGATAGAAAAAAAAGATGCCAAGTACAGCATAGAGATAGACATAGATGAAGGCAAGAGGTACAAATTAGAGAGCCTGAAAATAGAAGGCAATACGCTTTTCTCTTACGACGAACTTGTTGGAGCATTCTTAAAGAAAAACAAAGGTGGATACTATAGGGAGGAGGTGATAGACCAAATCATCAGCAACATAAAGAGGCAGTATTCTACCATAGGCTTTTTAAATGTTTCTGTAGTTAAGGATGAAAAAATAGACAGTGAAGGGAAGAAGGTAAGCCTGACTCTTAAAGTGAACGAAGGAGAGCCTGTTTACATAGACAGGGTGCAAGTAAGGGGAAATTATGAGTCACGCGATTATGTGATAAGAAGGGAGATGAGGGTTCAAGAAGGGGAGCTTGCCAACGAAAGAGAGATAGAGCGTTCAAGAACAAGGATATTCAACCTTGGTTATTACGAAGATGTATCTATAGAACCTCTGCCGTCGGAGGGCAGAAGGTGGGACTTGGAGGTGAAAGTCAGGGAGAGATTTACCGGTCAGTTTTCTGTAGGTTTGGGCTACAACCAGGTCACAAAAGTGGCAGGCTTTGTCTCTGTGAGGAAAGGTAATTTCTTAGGTACGGGTGATATTGCGGGCATATCGGTCTCATATGGAAGCAATTACAAGGATAACTCTCTCTCTTATACAAAAAAGTGGTTTCTCAACAAACCTATGGACCTTACTGGGTCACTTTACGATAGGCGCATAGATTACACTACCTACACCGTATCCAGAACAGGGCTTGACTTTATTCTCTCTCGGGAGCTGGCGGAATTCTGGAGAGTAAGCGGTGGCTTTAGCATACAAAGGGTGAGATATTCCAACATATCCTCAGATGCATCAGCAGCAATAAGGCAGGAAGCTGGGACAAGGCAGTCAAGGAAGCTGCTTTTTGGCATAACAAGGGATACAAGAGACAACTACCTGTTTCCAACAAAGGGAGCTCTCACAGAGCTTAGCTATTCAGTGGCGGTTCCTGTTTTGGGAGGTACAGAAAGATTTAACAAAGTAACCTTATCCCACCAGATGTTTATGAAAGATACGCTCTTTGATACAGGGCTTATCTTATCCTTGAAGGGTGTAGTGGGAATGGCAGAGCCTTACGGTGGGAAAACCGTTCCCCTTGATGAGAGGTTCTTCGTGGGTGGTGATTTTACCATAAGGGGTTATAAATACGGTTATGCGGGACCTCTTGATCCCAATACTAATGACCCCATAGGCGCGAGCAGGGAGCTTATACTTTCCGCTGAGCTTAACTACCCAATATACAAGAATATTCTTTATGGCGCTGTTTTTTACGATACTGGCTTGGGTGCCAACAGCTGGAAGGACTTCAAACCCCAAAACTTCCGTGAAGGTTTTGGTGTAGGTATAAGGTTCATAACTCCCTTTGCTCCTATAAAGCTTGATTGGGCTTTCAAGACTAAAAAGGTACCAGGCGATACCTCAAGAAGCAAGCTCCACTTTGTGCTGGGGGTATTTTTCTGA
- the thiD gene encoding bifunctional hydroxymethylpyrimidine kinase/phosphomethylpyrimidine kinase: MIPRALTIAGSDSGGGAGIQGDLKTFTALGVYGMSAITSITVQNTIGVFGVYDLPPDAVYSQIKVVVEDIGVDAVKTGMLSSEDIVKAVAEAVREFRLRNLVVDPVMRAKSGDPLLKESARKALMEELLPLALIVTPNLPEAQEMCGFKINSLKDMEEACRVIHSLGPKYVVVKGGHLEGDKKVDVLYDGKSFYHLEGKHVLTKNTHGTGCTFSSAITAFLAKGEDPIEAIKRAKEYVQGAIEHGLPLGHGHGPLNHMWMFYSL, from the coding sequence ATGATACCGAGAGCTTTAACCATTGCAGGCTCTGATAGTGGTGGTGGTGCTGGTATTCAGGGGGATCTCAAGACTTTTACCGCTTTAGGTGTTTATGGTATGAGCGCCATAACATCCATAACTGTTCAAAACACCATCGGTGTCTTTGGAGTTTACGACCTTCCACCCGATGCCGTTTACAGTCAGATAAAGGTGGTGGTTGAGGATATAGGAGTTGATGCGGTAAAGACAGGTATGCTATCCTCTGAAGATATAGTAAAGGCTGTAGCAGAGGCTGTAAGAGAGTTTCGTCTAAGAAACCTGGTGGTGGACCCTGTGATGAGGGCAAAGTCAGGGGACCCGCTTCTAAAAGAGTCTGCAAGGAAGGCTCTCATGGAAGAGCTTTTACCTTTAGCTTTGATAGTAACACCTAACCTTCCGGAAGCTCAGGAGATGTGTGGGTTTAAGATAAACAGCTTGAAAGACATGGAGGAGGCGTGCCGAGTAATACACTCCTTGGGACCCAAGTATGTGGTGGTCAAAGGTGGACATCTTGAAGGAGATAAAAAGGTGGATGTGCTGTACGATGGTAAGAGCTTTTACCACTTGGAGGGCAAGCATGTGCTTACCAAGAATACGCACGGCACTGGTTGCACTTTCTCCTCAGCCATAACAGCCTTTCTGGCAAAGGGTGAGGACCCTATAGAGGCTATAAAAAGAGCAAAGGAGTATGTGCAAGGAGCAATAGAGCATGGTCTTCCTCTGGGGCACGGACACGGTCCCCTGAACCATATGTGGATGTTTTACAGCTTATAA